Within Streptomyces sp. NBC_00704, the genomic segment GCTCGCCGACACGGCCGAGCAGCTCGCCGACGCCCAGCGCGAACTGGTGCGGGTGGGCATCGACCGCCCGGCCGCCGCCGCCACCGGCACCCCCGCCGACTGGCTGCCCACAGGACAGGCCCCGGCCTCCTTCCCCCGCTCCACCTTCGCCGGACTCGCCGCACACGGCACCGCTGATCTGGTGGTGCTGGACGTGCGCCGGAACTCCGAGCGGGCGAACGGCTGGATCACCGGATCGGTGCACATTCCCATCCACGAGCTCCACGGCCGCCTCGCGGAGGTACCGCCGGGGACGGTGTGGGTGCACTGCGCCGGCGGCATGCGGGCCGCGATCGCCGCGTCCCTGCTGGACGCCACCGGCCGCGACGTCGTCGCCGTCGACGACGGCTTCGACGCCGCCACCGACGCCGGCCTGCCCCTGACCACCGGCTGACAGACAGCCCCGCTCACCGCACGAGATCCCACAAGGAGCAGGAGAACCCTGATGTTCCTCTTCCGCCGCAGCCAGCCCCGCGTCAGCGTGGACCAAGCACGCGACCGCACCAGCGGCGACATGCCGGACGCGATTCTGCTCGACGTCCGCGAGAAGCCGGAATGGAACGCGGGCCACGCCCCCGGCGCCGTCCACGCACCCCTGTCGAAACTCGTGGCCGGCGCCGACCTGCCGACCGAAGCCTCCGGCCGGTCGCTGGTGGTGATCTGCCGCAGCGGGCACCGCTCCCAGCAGGCCGCGAAACTCCTCACCCAGCGCGGAGCGCAGGCCGTCGACGTCAAGGGCGGCATGAACGCGTGGGCCGCCGCCGGACACCCCGTCCTCGACGAACGCGGGAACCACGGCCAGATAGCGTGACCGCACTCGTTCTCGCCCTCATCGCCGGGGCCGTCGTCGGCCTCGCCCTCGGAGCACTCGGCGGCGGCGGCAGCGTCCTGGCCGTGCCCGCCCTGATCTACCTGCTCGGCTTCTCCCCGTCCGCGGCCACCACCGCCAGTCTGATCATCGTGGCCGCCACCTCCGCCACCGCCCTGTACGCCCACGCCCGCGACGGCCACGTCGCCTGGAAAGTCGGATCGCTCTTCGCGGCCGCCGGCATCATCCCCGCCTACCTCGCGGGAGCCGCCGCCGGACGTGTGCCGGAAGCCGTGCTGACCGTCGCGTTCGCGGCGATCGCGGCACTGGCGGCCGTGCGGATGTTTCGTCCGTCCGCCTCCCGACCGCCGGAGCGGATACGGCTCGGCAAGGCGGCCGGGGCAGGCGCCGGGCTCGGCGCGGTGACCGGCTTCCTCGGCGTCGGCGGAGGCTTCCTCGCCGTGCCCGCCCTGGTGGGCGTCCTCGGCCTGACCATGCGGCGGGCGGTCGGCACCAGCCTGCTCGTCATCACCGTCAACTCACTCGCCGCCCTGACCGCCCGCACCGGGACCGGCGGCGGCCTGGACTGGGCGCTGATCGGGCCGTTCACGGGGGCGGCGATCCTCGGCGCCTGGGACGGCAAACGCCTCAGCACCAAGGTCTCCGGCAACAGCCTTCAAAAGGTCTTCGCCGGGCTGCTCCTCGCGGTGGCCGTGTTCATGCTGATCGACGTGATCGCATGAGCACCCCGGCCACCGCGTCCGTCAGGCCAGGGACAGGAACAGCTTCTCCAGCCTCGCCCGCATCTGATCGCGGTCACCGGCCTCCTGGCCGCCCTCGGCCATGCAGTGCTGCAACCCGGTCGCGATGATCGCGAACCCGGCCCGGTCCAGCGCACGGGAGACCGCCGCAAGCTGCGTGATCACATCCTCGCAGTCCCGGCCCTCTTCGATCATCTTGATGATCCCCGCGATCTGGCCCTGAGCCCGCCGCAGCCGATTGAGGACCGACTTCAGCTCGTCGGCCGCCATCTCAAGCTCCACCATCCACCTCCATAAATACCCCTAGGGGTATCATACGGGATCGGGCCACCGACTCCCGGAACAGCACGGAAGGAACCACCCCGCACATGAGCACCCCCACCGCCCTCATCCCTGCCCAGGCCGCCGCCCGCCTCGACGACTACACGGTCATCGACGTGCGCACCCCCGGCGAATACGCCTCCGGGCACCTGCCCGGCGCCCACAACATTCCCCTCGACCACCTCCACACCGCCCTGCCCGCCCTCAAGGCGGCAGCAGCCCGCGGGACCCTCCTCATGGTCTGCGCCTCCGGCAACCGCTCCACTACCGCCTGCACCGAACTCGCCGCAGCCGACATCCCCGCCACCACCCTCACCGGCGGCACCACCGCTTGGGCCGGCGAGGGCCACACCCTCCACCGCCCCGACAACGTCACAACCGTCTGGCCCATGGAACGCCAGGTCCGCCTCGCCGCCGGATCCCTCGTCGTCCTCGGTCTCTCCGTCGGCACCCGCTGGCGCCCCGCCCGCTGGCTGTCCGCCGCCATCGGAGGCGGCCTGGTCTTCTCCGCCGCCACCAACACCTGCGGCATGGCCGCCGCCCTCGCCAGGCTCCCCCACAACCAGCCCCGCACCACCGACCTTGACGCCACCCTCCGAGCGCTGCAGAACTGACGGGTGGCTCGGCGGGTCTGTAAAAAGAACGGTGTAACTCCCGATCAAGGAAGTAGCACCTGATGACAGACGTGTCCGTCTCGGCTGAGGCCGTGGAGGCTGTCCAGCCGGTCGAGTTGCAGCCGGACGCGCTGGACGATCAGTTGATCGGGCAGCTGGTCGACCGGGCCCGCGCGAGCGGGCTGCAGCTCACCGGCGCCGGTGGGCTGCTCCAGCAGCTGACGAAGAAGCTCCTGGAGTCCGCGCTCGAAGGCGAGATGACGGACCACCTCGGCTATGAGAAGCACGACCCGGCTGGGGCCGGCAGCGGGAACTCGCGCAACGGCGTCCGGTCGAAGACCGTGCTGACCGAGGTCGGCCCAGTTCAGATCGACGTGCCTCGTGACCGCGAGGGCTCGTTCGAGCCGCAGCTGGTTCGCAAGCGGCAGCGGCGCCTGGCCGGGGTCGACGAGATGGTTCTCTCGCTGTCGGCCCGCGGTCTGACGCGTGGTGAGATCTCCGCGCACCTGGCCGAGGTCTACGGCGCGGACGTGTCCAGGCAGACGATCTCCACCATCACCGACCAGGTCATCGAGGGTATGTCCGAGTGGCAGAACCGGCCGCTCGATCCGGTCTATCCGGTGGTGTTCATCGACTGCGTGCACGTGAAGCTCCGCGACGGTCAGGTCGCGAACCGGCCGATCTACGTGGCACTGGCGGTCACGGTCGAGGGCACGAGGGAGATCCTCGGGCTGTGGGCCGGCGACGGCGGCGAGGGCGCCAAGTACTGGCTGCACGTCCTCACCGAGATCAAGAACCGGGGCGTCGCAGACGTGTGCATGGTGGTCTGCGACGGACTCAAGGGACTGCCGGACGCGATCGAGGCGGTCTGGCCGCAGGCCGTCACGCAGACCTGCGTGGTTCACCTGATCCGGGCCTCGTTCCGGTATGCGGCCCGGCAGGACTGGGACAAGGTCGCCAAGGCCCTCAAGCCCGTCTACACGGCACCGACCGAGGAAGCCGCGCTGGAGCGGTTCGTCGAGTTCACGGAGGCGTGGGGCAGGAAGTATCCGGCGATCGTGCGGCTCTGGGAGAACGCCTGGGCGGAGTTCGTGCCGTTCCTGAGCTTCGACGTCGAGGTCCGCCGGGTCATCTGCACCACGAACGCGATTGAGTCGGTCAACGCGCGGATCCGCAAGGCGGTCCGCTCGCGCGGGCACTTCCCGAACGAGCAGGCCGCGCTGAAGTGCGTCTACATGGCGATCATGTCCCTCGATCCGACCGGCGCCGGCCGCAAGCGCTGGATGACCCGCTGGAAGGCGGCGCTCAACGCCTTCGAGATCGCCTTCGACGGCCGACTCTCCGCCGGCCGCCGCTAACTCAACCCAACCGAGTTACACCGTTCATTGGACAGACCCCCAGGTGTGGCGGTGGTTGCATGCGGCCCGGACGGGCGGCTTGGCCGGGAGTGTGCCGCGGGATCGTTTCACGGTGACGCCGCGGATGCGTGAGTTGTTGGCGTTGTGCGGTGGGAACGTGGCCGCGTGCACCGTGAG encodes:
- a CDS encoding rhodanese-like domain-containing protein, which encodes MFLFRRSQPRVSVDQARDRTSGDMPDAILLDVREKPEWNAGHAPGAVHAPLSKLVAGADLPTEASGRSLVVICRSGHRSQQAAKLLTQRGAQAVDVKGGMNAWAAAGHPVLDERGNHGQIA
- a CDS encoding sulfite exporter TauE/SafE family protein gives rise to the protein MTALVLALIAGAVVGLALGALGGGGSVLAVPALIYLLGFSPSAATTASLIIVAATSATALYAHARDGHVAWKVGSLFAAAGIIPAYLAGAAAGRVPEAVLTVAFAAIAALAAVRMFRPSASRPPERIRLGKAAGAGAGLGAVTGFLGVGGGFLAVPALVGVLGLTMRRAVGTSLLVITVNSLAALTARTGTGGGLDWALIGPFTGAAILGAWDGKRLSTKVSGNSLQKVFAGLLLAVAVFMLIDVIA
- a CDS encoding metal-sensitive transcriptional regulator, whose translation is MELEMAADELKSVLNRLRRAQGQIAGIIKMIEEGRDCEDVITQLAAVSRALDRAGFAIIATGLQHCMAEGGQEAGDRDQMRARLEKLFLSLA
- a CDS encoding rhodanese-like domain-containing protein; this encodes MSTPTALIPAQAAARLDDYTVIDVRTPGEYASGHLPGAHNIPLDHLHTALPALKAAAARGTLLMVCASGNRSTTACTELAAADIPATTLTGGTTAWAGEGHTLHRPDNVTTVWPMERQVRLAAGSLVVLGLSVGTRWRPARWLSAAIGGGLVFSAATNTCGMAAALARLPHNQPRTTDLDATLRALQN
- a CDS encoding IS256 family transposase, whose translation is MTDVSVSAEAVEAVQPVELQPDALDDQLIGQLVDRARASGLQLTGAGGLLQQLTKKLLESALEGEMTDHLGYEKHDPAGAGSGNSRNGVRSKTVLTEVGPVQIDVPRDREGSFEPQLVRKRQRRLAGVDEMVLSLSARGLTRGEISAHLAEVYGADVSRQTISTITDQVIEGMSEWQNRPLDPVYPVVFIDCVHVKLRDGQVANRPIYVALAVTVEGTREILGLWAGDGGEGAKYWLHVLTEIKNRGVADVCMVVCDGLKGLPDAIEAVWPQAVTQTCVVHLIRASFRYAARQDWDKVAKALKPVYTAPTEEAALERFVEFTEAWGRKYPAIVRLWENAWAEFVPFLSFDVEVRRVICTTNAIESVNARIRKAVRSRGHFPNEQAALKCVYMAIMSLDPTGAGRKRWMTRWKAALNAFEIAFDGRLSAGRR